CCCCCAGGCTTCCCCTCCTCAATGTGTGGTgtgcctgggggctctgggggcactGAGGACAGGCtcctgctctgccatgggcaccCAGGGAAGCAGCACCCCCTGCCAGCTCTCCCTGACCCACTCTCTGGGCTTTAGTGAGGAGCCCAGTGGCAGTGCCACCTGGGGTTGGGGGCCACCATCTGCCCTGCCTGCTACAGCTCTGCCTTTCACCCTGGCACCAGCAAGACCTGCCCAGAGGCTCGTTGTGGGACACAAACCAGTGCTTGAGGGCCTACTGCCACCTGAttggcccacaggcagcagcatcccaggACCCCAGCCAGGATGTGGGACCCCAAATGGGGCATACATGGCAGTGCCAGGCTCCAGACCACCCCGTCCTTCTGCCCCCACATAATTGGCAgcacctcctcctgccctgcctggggctgcagctgctctgtgcccgtGGTCCCAGGCAGCACCACCACGGTGGGGCTGAAGATGCCAGGAGTGGCCCAGCTGTCACCCCCTCTTCTGTGGCCCAGGGTCTTCGCAACCCTCTCCTCCCTGTGGCTGGGGTCACCGAGGCTCCCTCTGGTCACACATGGGACAGCGGGACCTGCTTGTGGTAGGAGGCCATGCTGGGCAGCACCGTCCTGCCCACCAGCGCCGGGCTGGCCTCACCGTACACCGAGGCGCCCGCAGGCTTCCTGGCCCGGCAGCAGCGGGTGCTGAAGCGCCTCCAGGACTCCAGCGTCTTGCCAGACCAGATCCAAACGCCGGAGGTGATCCCCACCACAAGGCACATGAAGTACTTGAGCATGAAGACAGCATAGTCAGGCTTGGGGCGGTGAGAGTCCCCCGGGCAGGAGCAGTTCTGTGCCTGCTCCCAGGCCTCCCGGTTGTGCTGCTCGTAGATGTAGCAGGCGATGACGATGGTGGCAGGCACGGTGTAGAGCACGGTGAAGATGCCGATGCGGATCATCAGCTTCTCCAGCTTGTCGGTTTTGGTGCCGCCCTGCTTGATCACGCTGCGGATGCGAAAGAGCGAGATGAAGCCAGCCAGCAGGAAGAGGCTGCCGGTGAAGAGATAAACCACTAGTGGTGCCAGCACAAAGCCACGCAGATTCTCCAGGCTCTGGTTGCCTACATAGCAAACCCCAGCCACCGGGTCACCGTCAACAGAGCTGAGTGCCAGTACAGCAATGGATTTGGCACTGGGGATGAGCCAGGCAGCCAGGTGGAAGTACTGCGAGTAGCTGGCAATGGCCTCGTTGCCCCACTTCATGCCAGCAGCCAGGAACCAGGTGAGGGACAGGATGACCCACCAGATGGAGCTGGCCATGCCAAAGAAGTAAAGGAGAAGGAAAACCACGGTGCAGAGAGCAGGGCCCGTGGTCTCGTAATGGATGTGGTGGTGCTCTGGGTTGCAAGCCACATTGGCGTGCCCTGCCACCAGGCGCACGATGTAGCCCAGGGAGACGAAGAGGTAGCAGGCAGAGAGGAAGATGATGGGGCGCTCAGGGTACTTGAAGCGCTCCATATCAATGAGGAAGGTGGCCACGGTGGTCGAGGTGGAGAGGAAGCAGAGGATGGACCAGAGGCCAATCCAGAAGGTAGCGAAGGTCTTCTCATCCTGGGTAAAGTAGGGCTGGTAGCAGGGGATGGCACAGTTGAGTACCTTCCCGGTCCTGATGCGGTTGTACAGCGGATGGGACTC
The sequence above is a segment of the Melospiza melodia melodia isolate bMelMel2 chromosome 8, bMelMel2.pri, whole genome shotgun sequence genome. Coding sequences within it:
- the FZD5 gene encoding frizzled-5 codes for the protein MGGRGLPVPLLLLGLPLLLGLPAAGRAASKALVCQEITVPMCKGIGYNLTYMPNQFNHDTQDEAGLEVHQFWPLVEIQCSPDLRFFLCSMYTPICLSDYTKPLPPCRSVCERAKAGCSPIMQQYGFAWPERMSCDNLPVLGDSEVLCMGYNHTEATTLPPFFGKPTRPAKDLAKNLTPLDGQRLSGLDCGQTCKCKAPLIPISKESHPLYNRIRTGKVLNCAIPCYQPYFTQDEKTFATFWIGLWSILCFLSTSTTVATFLIDMERFKYPERPIIFLSACYLFVSLGYIVRLVAGHANVACNPEHHHIHYETTGPALCTVVFLLLYFFGMASSIWWVILSLTWFLAAGMKWGNEAIASYSQYFHLAAWLIPSAKSIAVLALSSVDGDPVAGVCYVGNQSLENLRGFVLAPLVVYLFTGSLFLLAGFISLFRIRSVIKQGGTKTDKLEKLMIRIGIFTVLYTVPATIVIACYIYEQHNREAWEQAQNCSCPGDSHRPKPDYAVFMLKYFMCLVVGITSGVWIWSGKTLESWRRFSTRCCRARKPAGASVYGEASPALVGRTVLPSMASYHKQVPLSHV